A DNA window from Impatiens glandulifera chromosome 7, dImpGla2.1, whole genome shotgun sequence contains the following coding sequences:
- the LOC124944504 gene encoding ethanolamine-phosphate cytidylyltransferase-like: protein MAPLVTSGGNSHYSNLMARWLIGGVVIGVSALGFYFTCPLQVWRRRKKNGPIRVYMDGCFDMMHYGHCNALRQARALGDQLVVGIVSDAEIIANKGPPVTPLDERMIMVSAVKWVDEVITDAPYAITEDFMKKLFDEYNIDYIIHGDDPCILPDGTDAYALAKKAGRYKQIKRTEGVSSTDIVGRMLLCVRERSTSDNHNHSSLQRQFSHGHGQKSEDGVTATGTSTRISHFLPTSRRIVQFSNGKGPGPDARIVYIDGAFDLFHAGHVEILRIARSFGDFLLVGIHTDQTVSSKRGLHRPIMKLHERSLSVLACRYVDEVIIGAPAVVSKDMITTFDISLVVHGIVAEDNDYERGGDGPYAVPFSMGILKTLDSPLDITTSTIIKRIVSNHEAYQKRQEKKSESEKRYYEDKTFVTGD, encoded by the exons ATGGCACCACTCGTCACTTCAGGAGGAAATTCTCACTATTCCAATTTGATGGCGAGGTGGTTGATCGGTGGCGTTGTTATCGGCGTTTCCGCATTAGGGTTCTATTTTACTTGTCCTTTACAagtatggaggaggaggaagaagaacgGACCGATACGAGTCTACATGGATGGTTGTTTTGATATGATGCATTACGGCCATTGTAATGCTCTTCGTCAAGCTCGAGCTCTTGGAGATCAATTGGTTGTTGGGATTGTTAGCGATGCAGAAATTATTGCAAATAAAGGTCCTCCCGTTACGCCTCTCGATGAAAG GATGATTATGGTCAGTGCTGTCAAGTGGGTGGATGAGGTTATTACAGATGCACCTTATGCTATCACGGAGGATTTCATGAAAAAGTTATTTGATGAATACAACATAGACTATATTATTCACGGGGATGACCCATGCATTCTACCTGATGGAACTGATGCCTATGCCCTTGCAAAGAAGGCTGGTCGATATAAGCAGATCAAGCGTACAGAAGGAGTTTCAAGCACTGACATTGTTG gCCGTATGCTTCTATGTGTAAGAGAGAGGTCTACAAGCGACAACCATAATCATTCTTCATTACAAAGGCAATTCAGTCATGGTCATGGACAAAAATCTGAAGATGGTGTAACTGCAACTGGAACGTCAACTCgcatttctcattttcttccTACTTCTCGTAGAATTGTGCAGTTTTCCAATGGAAAG GGGCCTGGACCAGATGCTCGAATAGTTTATATTGATGGTGCTTTTGATCTTTTCCACGCTGGACATGTGGAG ATATTAAGAATTGCTCGTTCATTTGGAGACTTTTTGCTTGTTGGTATTCATACAGACCAAACTGTCAG TTCTAAAAGAGGCTTGCATCGCCCGATCATGAAACTTCATGAAAGGAGTTTGAGCGTTTTGGCTTGTCGTTATGTGGACGAGGTGATAATAGGTGCACCTGCAGTGGTGTCAAAAGACATG ATAACAACTTTCGATATCTCTTTGGTTGTCCATGGAATTGTGGCAGAAGATAACGATTATGAAAGG GGGGGTGATGGGCCTTATGCAGTTCCATTTAGTATGGGTATCTTAAAAACATTGGATAGCCCTCTCGATATCACAACTAGCACGATAATCAAGCGCATTGTATCAAACCATGAGGCGTATCAG AAGCGACAAGAGAAGAAGTCGGAAAGTGAGAAGAGGTACTATGAGGACAAAACTTTCGTTACTGGTGATTGA
- the LOC124944503 gene encoding probable serine/threonine-protein kinase PBL8 translates to MGNCGTREESAAAAVVTHAHHQVQHHLQILSSSLQPGNGTKNPLAEKKHNRSISDLSDPSTPRIIEDSRKNSILYTHVIPFTLFELETITKSFRSDYILGEGGFGTVYKGYIDENVRVGLKSLPVAVKVLNKEGLQGHREWLTEVNFLGQLRHQNLVKLIGYCCEDDHRLLVYEFMFRGSLENHLFRKATSPLSWDIRMMIALGAAKGLAFLHNAETPVIYRDFKTSNILLDSDYTAKLSDFGLAKAGPQGDETHVSTRVMGTYGYAAPEYVMTGHLTARSDVYSFGVVLLELLTGKKSVDKTRPNKEQSLVDWARPKLNDKRRLLQIIDPRLENQYSVRGAQKACSLAYYCLSQNPKARPLMSDVVETLEPLQGGSGGGVQANEPVGVGQFAMGGVPHYRMMNRRFAGNVVVAGGGCGSPNPNCSPVGGTAACHVR, encoded by the exons ATGGGTAATTGTGGAACAAGAGAAGAATCTGCAGCAGCTGCTGTTGTAACGCATGCTCATCATCAAG TTCAACACCATCTTCAAATTCTGTCATCATCACTACAACCCGGAAACGGAACAAAAAACCCACTTGCAGAGAAGAAACACAATCGTTCAATTTCAGATCTAAGTGATCCATCCACACCTCGAATCATTGAAGACTCTAGAAAGAACTCTATACTTTACACCCATGTTATCCCTTTTACCCTTTTCGAACTAGAAACCATTACCAAAAGCTTTCGATCCGATTACATTCTTGGAGAAGGTGGATTCGGTACTGTTTATAAGGGTTACATTGATGAGAATGTGAGAGTTGGTCTCAAATCTCTTCCTGTTGCTGTCAAAGTCCTTAACAAAGAAGGCCTTCAGGGTCACAGAGAATGGCTT ACGGAAGTAAACTTCCTTGGACAGTTGAGACATCAAAATCTAGTCAAGTTGATTGGGTATTGCTGTGAAGATGATCATAGATTACTTGTCTATGAGTTCATGTTTCGTGGAAGCCTTGAGAATCATTTATTCAGAA AAGCAACTTCTCCATTATCATGGGATATAAGAATGATGATTGCTCTTGGTGCTGCAAAAGGATTAGCCTTTCTTCACAATGCTGAAACGCCTGTTATTTACAGGGATTTTAAGACCTCCAATATATTGTTAGACTCC GATTATACTGCCAAGCTTTCTGATTTCGGCCTAGCAAAAGCCGGCCCACAAGGTGATGAGACTCATGTATCCACCAGGGTTATGGGTACTTACGGTTATGCTGCTCCCGAATATGTCATGACTG GACACCTAACCGCTAGGAGCGATGTATATAGCTTTGGAGTTGTTCTTCTAGAGCTATTGACGGGTAAGAAGTCGGTTGACAAGACAAGGCCGAACAAGGAACAAAGTTTGGTGGATTGGGCGAGACCAAAGTTGAACGACAAGAGAAGACTCTTACAAATAATAGATCCTCGGTTGGAGAATCAATATTCAGTTAGGGGGGCTCAGAAAGCTTGTAGCTTGGCGTACTATTGTCTAAGCCAAAACCCGAAAGCTAGGCCTTTAATGAGCGATGTGGTGGAGACCTTAGAGCCTCTACAAGGCGGAAGTGGTGGGGGTGTCCAGGCAAATGAACCTGTGGGGGTGGGTCAGTTTGCAATGGGAGGAGTTCCTCATTATAGAATGATGAATAGGAGATTTGCCGGAAATGTTGTTGTAGCTGGTGGCGGTTGTGGGTCTCCAAACCCTAATTGTTCTCCGGTGGGTGGCACTGCAGCGTGCCATGTTAGGTGA
- the LOC124910296 gene encoding protein LURP-one-related 8-like: MTKVHPGASLNNNSTLITNSSYCSTGSGILTVWKKSLLFNSDGFTVFDGKGNLLFRVDDYGSGDIVLMDASGKSIFTIRRKRLSLIENWMVYEGEKTTNPILSMKKQVNFFMGKSTRSCLAQVSLVGKGDEQLVFEIEGSYAKRCCVVYDDKRRPVAEICRKEAAVGGVNMGLDVFRLVIDVVMMDPSVAMALVILLDQMFDSPKTLTHWLR, translated from the exons ATGACAAAGGTTCATCCAGGCGCTTCATTAAACAACAACAGTACCCTTATAACCAATTCATCGTATTGTAGTACTGGATCAGGAATCCTAACAGTTTGGAAAAAATCTCTTCTTTTTAACTCCGACGGCTTTACGGTCTTCGACGGCAAAGGCAATTTGCTATTTCGCGTCGACGATTACGGCTCCGGCGACATCGTCCTCATGGACGCCTCCGGCAAGTCCATCTTCACCATTCGCCGGAAG AGATTGAGTTTAATTGAGAATTGGATGGTGTATGAGGgagaaaaaacaacaaatccaATTCTATCCATGAAGAAACAAGTGAACTTTTTTATGGGTAAGTCAACAAGGTCTTGTTTGGCTCAGGTGAGTTTGGTCGGGAAAGGAGATGAACAGTTAGTGTTTGAGATTGAGGGTTCATATGCTAAGAGATGTTGTGTTGTGTATGATGATAAGAGACGTCCGGTGGCTGAGATTTGCCGGAAGGAGGCGGCGGTTGGTGGTGTGAATATGGGTTTGGATGTCTTTAGGTTGGTTATTGATGTTGTGATGATGGATCCTTCGGTTGCTATGGCTCTTGTTATTCTTCTTGATCAGATGTTCGATTCTCCTAAAACCTTAACCCATTGGCTTCGATAG